In Alnus glutinosa chromosome 7, dhAlnGlut1.1, whole genome shotgun sequence, the sequence tgtaggggtcTTTGTGTTTCctcctgtttttgggtttttcgggtgttttccCTCCCTCCCCTCGCTCTCCTGTTTTGGTTctctttgtatacttcatgtatgctaGGGGCGccttttatgctttttataaaattctctacttataaaaaaaaaagaagctaatcATTCAGGTAATTGACAATTGGCATTGTACAACCAATGtactatttcatttttttgataaatcatAGCGTTCAAATGTTATGAGGCACTTCATAAAAAAGCTCAAGTTATGTATCTATCACTTGCCACATCTTCTTGTCTAAATATTCGGAACTCATTACAAATAATACACAAATCTTTTGCTAGATTCACTTTGTGGTTCCGTGCTAGATAAACCTAGGCAAGAAGTGTTGGTGGAGTGTCTGTATATCAATTTACGTCGGCGTGatattgtggtggtagagtggtgtgttatgtgcaagaagcatggggaatccgttgatcaccttcttctacaTTGTGACGTGGCACGAGTTGTTTGAAGTTATTTCTATAGCTTattcggggtggagtgggttatgcctagtagtgttttggatttattgagtaGCTGGGGCACTTTGCTAGGTCGTGGTCCTACTatccgtatttggaagcaggttcttTTATGTATCTTGTGGGgtttgtggcgtgagagaaattctaggctttttgaggatgtggagattacggttggggctctttgtagaaatttgcttaatatgttatatttgtgggtgtcggcgcatagcccggGTCGTATATCGTTCgcttattttttactttcatgttcgtTTATCTCCTCTGATTaggggctcttttgtatacttcctgcgtactagggttgtgcccctttgcactttttaataatattattacttatcaaaaattttttttggtagattCCCTGCCAATTTCGTGATTTGATTTCTTTAAGTgttctgttctttttcttttttcggaaAATTTGCAAGGTGAATGAAACTTGCAGCAGTTGATAAATATGCACTTACGAAACAATCTCCAAGCTTGATTCTCTGTCTAATTTGCAACAAATAGTGAGAATAGCATTTCTTCTGACCATGGGACAAGGCAAGAAGCTTGGCTTTCATATGCTTAACTAGCACATTTAGACAGGGCTAAAATGATGGCATTATTTCTGATAGTAATAGCACTAGCACCTTTACTGTCCGGGGTAACATTCAAATCTGTACTATTTTTGTGGTTAGAAATAACCTCCAACTTGCTCTCAAGAAGATGAAATTAAATAGATAACAtatgtcccccccccccccccccccctcctttaAGAAATTACctttggagggaaatgaatgatagaagttttgaggacaGTGAGAAGACTTTAGAGGagatgaaatcatttttcttcaaaactttgtatctttggacaattGCTTAAATTTTTCCTTTGTCTAGTAGTTATGGTGATTTCCTTACCCTTTCTGTTCATTCTAGCTAGGTGCTTCCTCTTGTATACAtctggtgtacttaggggcgcctttacgctttaaatgataattatcgattacttatcaataaaataaaaattaaatacctttacataaataataatgtCGAATTGAAAGCTATTTAATTTTAAGCattttcaatttattgtctagataatttttaaattccTTGGGGTGAAGTTTTCTTCCATCAAGAAGGGGTTCCTACATTGGTGTAGCAAAAGGACGCGATATTCCTTTGTAACTGAGAACTGATTAAAGCTCAAAGTCAAGcaatagacacacacacacacacacacagagacacTCACATGGAGGATGGAAATATCTAAACAGATTCTCacttcttcctctcttcctaTATACGCTGGGTAGAAATCTTTCTAATAATCCTCTTTTTCTCCAAATCCCACAAAAGTATAAAGGGAAGGAGAAAGCATTGTCCTTTTTCTCCAACGACTGGTCCCTTTATGTTTTTGGTGTGTTTTGAATGAAGCATAACAGCTGGAATATTGAAGGGGTAGAGATCTCTATATGTGACTTGGATGCTACTTTTTGATGGGCATTTTGTACATGCTGATGTCTGACActattttcttctattttttattcacttttgTTTTACTTGGGTTGGCATTATTGTGACAAGTTTCTTActtaagaaaagaagaagagaagaaaccACAAATCTCAGCTTGAAGGGCATAAATAGTTATTTCAGGTTGTTTTGGATCTCTTATTGCTGGGGAGAAATTACTTTGCTGTATGTATTTTAACTTACGCATCATATGTTGGGAAGAAATTATTTTGGTGCACGTATTTTAACTTACATAATCGTGTCTTCCGGATCACAAATGATTACAGTAATTTGACATTACTCTTAGTGTGTACTTTTTTACATATTGATGTTGATTATCTGCAGGGTTCTTTGCCCATTTATTCAAGCAGGATTGCTGTGAGTGTGGTTGATAATGTACTACTTGTTCATCAAGTTGATGCAAAGGTCGTCATACTATATGACATATTTGCAGATTCTCGGGCACCCATATCTGCCCCACTTCCTCTATTGTTGAGGGGTTTTCGCAGACTTAGTGCTTCTACTTCTCGGTCTAGCAGGGAAGAGAGTGAAAGTTCAGAGGCTAATGTTGTAAGTGACAGTGAAACAGTCGTCTATGGAGATGACTGGATTTTTCTCGTTCCTGACCTCGTATGCGATGTTGCTAACAAGTTTCTATGGAAGATTCATTTAGATTTGGAGgcaagttctttttttttttaattttttttcatcatttatTGATATTTAGATATTGTTCTTGCAATCAGTGTCTAATATACTTTCGTACAACGGTAGTtttacttatgaaaaaaaaatcaatgtctAATGTACTTTTTTCTTGCAGGCAATTTCTGCCAGTAGCTCAGAAATGTCATCAGTACTAGAATTCTTGCAGCGCCGAAAGTTGGAAGCCAATAAGGTAGTACTCTTTATGTAGTCTATTTATGCTCAACATTTACCTGATTCTTTATGGGTCATGTATACACCACGTACTAATTAATTCATTCCTCCTTGCATAAGTATCAACACATATTTATCATTACCAATGAAGGCAATTGCCCAACTTAAATATGgttgtcactttttttttgataagtaaaatattcTGATCactatgaaaataataaaacatagacTTAAGTGGAGAGTCCAtagatcaccttcttcttcattgtgaagtgGCAAGAGAATTATGGGCTTCGATTTTCCGCCTTTTTGGTGTAGAATGGGTCATGCCTGGAAGGGTAATAGAGTTGGCATGTTGGAGAGATTAGTTGGAAAGTCATAACATTTTAGAAGCTTGGAGGATGTTACCCTTgtgtgcttaatgtggtgtatttggtgAGAGCGGAATGCAAGGTGCTTTGAAGATCGCGAGATTTTTGTGTAAGAGCTAaagaatgtcattttcaaatcTCTATACATGGATAGTGGCATATAATAGTCTGCATTTTTCtagttattttgaatttttggatttttttttttcctcaatatATGGGATTTTCTTGTAAACTTCTTGTGTACTAAGGTTGCGCCCCTTTATGCTTTTATGAGAATGATttacttaataataataataataataaaaaaaaaattgtctatctggagtttttatatatatatatatccgttTCATGAGGTATGGTTTCCAGCCGATTTGGCTCCCCCTTGGGGTTAAAAGTGCTGCTGGAGTTGTAAAAGTATTCTAATGGTTTCCAAGATGGCTTGAAATGGCCTCATTTCCTTGTGAGTTCTTTGTTCTTCTCTAATTGAAATTACTTGTTAAATAAGCAAGTTGTGATTCTGGTCTACTTTTACTTTTCAGGCTAAAGAATTGTGCTTGGCAATAGCACGCACTGTTATTCTTGAACGGAGGCCCGTGGCCATGGTTGCCAGGGCAATGGATGTTTTAGTTACCTCTTACTCTCACTCTATCAAAACGGGCAGCTATCTTAAGGGAATAAAATCTGAGAAGGCATTACCTTCTAGCGTGCCGCATGTCACTAGTCCTAAATCTGGGGCTGATGTATCTGCCACTAGAGTAGGTGCACGAGGGAAAGCTGTTAAACTTGAATCTGCTGCTGTAGTGGACAGTGACTATTTTAATAAATCTTCCGCTTTTTCATCTTTAGACTCTGAGAAAGCCACCTCTGAACCACCAAAGACCAATTCAAGTGACCTTCAATTTATTGATAGTAAAGTGGACAGAGAAAAGTCGATGGGTGCTGAAATTTCTAGTACTGAAGTTCAGCCATCGTCTTtacatcatcatcttcttgGACAAGGTAACAACCCATTGAATGCTAATGTTTCTGAGCAGCAGGAGGCTCAACTTACTTCACCAGCAATTTCACCTGATGAGATGTACAGCTTTGTGTTTGCTCCTGTTGAGGAGGAGATGGTGGGAGACCCTTCATACTTGGTTGCCATTGTTGTTGAGTTCCTTCGCAGGTATGCTGTATTCTATGAACTTGAAAATGATTCTGGGCTCTGCAAGCAAAGTCTTGCTGGGACAGTTTAAGTCTGATCGCTCCATCACTACTACTGAAATTACTTGTTATGTTTCTTGAGCCATTAATGTGGTCAATGTGGTATTGAGGAACTCAGGATTTCACCTGGAGTTAGTTGATCATGGTCACGTTAGGCCTGATGCTATTGTCTGGTAGTTTGTTGTTGGCCACTCGACTGAATTACGATGCCCTCATCCATGCCCAAATTGTACAAATGCGTATATTAAGTTTGATAAGAATGAATGAATTATTATCGTTTAGCGCTTGTGACATGAATTGTTACATGAATTGTTATCTGTATTTGCTTTTGCAGTGAGCAAGCCTATTGTTATCTGAATTGAtaagaatgaatgaatgaatgaaaataTCACTAAACACTTTTTTCAATACAATACCTATTCTTTTTCTGTTCTTGTCACATGAATTGTTATCTGTATTTGCTTTTGCAGTGCTAATTCAGAGAAGGTTAAAGTACATTCAAATATCTATATTTTGACCATACAACAGCTAGCGCGCAATGAGAGATATGCAGAACTTGGactgtttgtcataaacaaggTTTTCTAGTTGTTGCCTTCTATATGTGTGTGGTTGGAAGGCTGTCTATGCTTTGTTTATGTGTGATTTGAACTGAGAAAGCTGTTTTCTCACAGATCATCGAACCTTCTAAAGAAGTTGCATTGCAACTCCTGGAGTCTGGTCGTCAGGATATCCAAACAAGGAAGCTGGGTCTGGATATGCTAAGGCAGCTTTCTTTACATCATGACTATGTGTTGTTTTTAGTGCAAGATGGTTATTATCTTGAAGCTTTACGTTATGCACGGAAGTATAAGGTAATTCTACTTtgtccatttaattaaaaaaaaaaatacagaaagacTATTGCTTCATGTTTTCAATTTGTCTTGTTTTCTCAATAGCtggttttttgtcttttgttatttagCAGGCTCttgctgaatttttttttaagagtctGTATTCATTAGTATGGAGAACTAATTAATGCCTAAAGCTCTCCCTTGTTTGGAGCATTAAAAAAGctgaaaaagagtgaaaatatttgtgttcGTTCCCCAATCCCTTCCCTGGCCAACTGTGTTTTTGGTTGATAGACATTGCATCTTGCTGTGTTTTCCTAAAATCTTGGGGATTTGCTATCTGTTTATTTGATGGTTTGGGTTTTccttttgaatgccaaaaaggaggataattaaacttttttctGCCAAACCCTTTTCCTAATTGCATTTGCTGTATATAGAAAGGGAGTTGATTTTGTTTTACCAAAATGTTCTTTTTCCCCCTAattgtaatatttgtttgtaGCTGGTGGTTTGGCTTGATGTAGGGGATTTACAAAATGAGTAAAATTTTCAGGTTAATACTGTCCGGCCTTCATTGTTTCTCGAAGCAGCACTTGCTTCCAATGACTCTCAACATCTAGCTGCAGTTCTGAGGTTCTTTTCGGATTTCATTCCTGGGTTCCAGAACACTCCTGATCACAATACATATTACCGGATTCTCAGTGGGATGAACTCATCCATTGCTGCTTGAAGTTTCTGACTAGCGATTTGTTGTTGGAAATCGAAAGTTACAACAGACAAGTGTggcttctctctctcccaaagcaaaagagaaacaagtaTAACCTAGCCTAGTGAAAGAATCCACAATACTGTTAGAACGAGTTCTCTGTTGGAAACAGTTGAAGGGCTTCAAACTTAACAGCTAGTATCTCCCCTCTTCTTGTGCTACATGCAAATCGGCCAGTACAATGTGATAAGACTTACCCATCACAACCTCAATAACACTTGGTTAGTTCTTTTCCGACATGCCACTGAAATACGTCCTTCTGCTCACACTGAATTTAGCTTATTAGTCTTTTGTACGGTGCTGCtttgattttttccttttcctgagCAGTGTTGAATGGATTGTGTAACCTTGGGGCTATTTATTGTTTCTAGGAACAGGTCATGAATGAAACTTCTAAAAATAGTAgtactattttgtttttttaatatttttttttagtctattAAAGACCAACTTTGTAAGAAGTAACACGGTATACAAAATGAAGTTTACATCCTTCAGAAACAGGGAAATTATACGATATAAATCATGTTATCAAAAGTAATGGTTATGATTTTAAGAACTTTACTGTAGGGTTATTATGAAAAATCTAGAAAATCATGATCTTACTAACCTGAAGGTGCAAAAAGAATAGTTGGAACACCGCAATCGGCATATGAAagcaatttctctctctctcttttttttttttaatgaatttaaacttttataacCAGACTCAAAGCAAACAATCACTTCCGAAAAATCTAGATCGATTCGCCTAATCAGGGACATATCCCTCTATTACTAGAAACAACTAGTAATCTCAAATAAACTCTATTCACACCCGACTAAAGGGCTGCAGTAGGACAGGCAAAATGGGTTTGttggtcgacccgtttatgacccgtggGGACTCGCAACTCGTAAGGTAGATCCAAACATGACTCGTTTATGTTAATGGGTCGGAgttccagacacgacacgataTGATAATTTTCACGGGTCACCAGACATGATCTGCgaaacccgtttagcataaTGGGTTGTATCAGGTCGAAATGTTTAacccgtttagcttaaaagtttttttttttttttaaatgaaataataatagttttaGCAATTCATCTCTAGAAATTAAACTTCTAGTAGGCtagcaccaaatcacttaatatgcttaattgtcttaaaaaaaaaaaaaaaaaaaaaaacgacatcATCATTACAAATTGGGTTCCCATTTTTGCCCCATATTGTCCACTCTTGAATGACCCACAAATATGTTCATTTTCCAGATGAACTTGGAATGTCATAGGAACTGATACTATTCAATGTCAAAACATTATCTTCTTCGTTATCTACCTTCATTAAAGTTTGatctatatcaaaagataaaagaaattaatgtcattaaagtaagataaaaaaaaatacaagtaaatgaagaaattaaatatgtaaATAACTAATATTATCTTGCTCTCCATATAACCAATTTCTAGTGCAAACCAATGCCTCAACAATATGAGGTTTGAGTGAACTCCTATACTGATCAATCACACATCTACCAatactaaaagtggattctgaTGCAACAGTAAAAATAGGAATACTCAAAATATCACGAGCTATGACAGTTACTTTAGGATAgcgaaattcatttcctttccaaaatgaaAGGATGTCAAACGTTGTACTCTTATCCAAATACTTGGGTTCATTCAAATAAAGTTCTAATTGAGTCTTTTGTGCATTAGCACCGACTCCATCAAATATTAGAAAAACCTACATGAAAGAGATACTATAAACATCAAATTAGTAAGTGGTTAtgagtatatatactaagttactaacaagttagaaacttgtgatattattCACATATTCCCAATCTAAGTCTTTTTGGGGCTGAACAACTGTGGAGCTTGAAGTCAGAGGAGCACTACACTCCATAAAAAGTTTGGTTAACGTTTTCGTCACATTCTCATACTCTTGAGATTCAGCTTCATAAATCTTTGTATAATAGTACTTTACAAGGCGCAACTTGTAACgatgatttaaaacaactgcAATGGTTAACACTAAATTGAATTCGGACCTCTCAAATTTAGAGATCATTTGACTTGCCATTAATCTCCTATACCCATCTTTGCTCACAAGTTCTTGCTTCAAGTTCAGATAAATCAATGCAACTACGGAAAAGTATAGATTGGCTGTGAGATATTTGGTACCAGaaaaagcaaatgtagcacaaaAAAAAGCAATCGAAAAGTATAGATTGGCTGTGAGATATTTGGTACCAGAAAAAGCACATGTAGCACGAAAAAAAACAATCCAAGAAACTACTGATATCATTCACCTTTTCCCACTCAAGTGCATTAAGACAAAACGTATAGTTTTTATCAGTCATCTCCAAATAAGCAAAAACACGCCTATAATGAATTGCactctcaagcataagatatgttGAATTCCATCTAATTGGCATAAATTGTCTTAACCCATTGTTATTGTCCAATGACATTTGACTGACAGCctgaagaaaactttgttttctcatttgtgatcctttaaaatacttaacactatctcgacactacaaaaaacttggtATTTAGTCACGTACAGTTAGTGACGTGTATGAGGGGCATCCACGTTACTAACTgctagccacgtgcagttagcCGCGTGGTTCATCCGGTTGTTACTAAATGTGCAGTTAGcaacgtgtattttatacacatggttatttagccacgtgtatagatgcattttattttttattttgtaatttttaaaaagaaaggaaaaataggATATTTTAGCCATGTGGAATTAACCCACATCGCTAACCgcttaatattttttgaaaaagaagaagaagaggaagaacagattcttcttcttctttttttctttttcttttttccccagTTTTTTCTTTCTAGCCCTCgccggaatttttttttttttttttccctccccGGAAACTTCTTCAAGGCCGGCGAAATCTTCCTCTTCCTTCCCCCATGAAATCCAGTGAAAAAAAATCCCCCAAATCCTCCGTCGACCGCATTACCAAAAAACACCAACAATCACCAACAAAAACCAGGAATCACCAAAATGCCCAGTCCCcgaaaattagattcaaaaaccaaaacaaatttcCGTTCCCCTTCCTCCCCCATGAAATTCAACCCAAAATTAACATCCGGCCAACACAGAGTTCCAAGAGAGtttaaaaggaagaaaaagtggaagATCGGACCCGATCTTCCATGGGTCACTGGTGAGATCGGGTTTGGAGTGGAGCTCGACACCTAAATCTCCATCACCGACAATGCAAACGACCTTCTCTGGGTGGTGGCGACCGAGTCGTGCGGTCGGTGGGTGAGTTGTCACCttctgaaacaaaaaaaaaaaaaaaaagaagaagaagaagaagagagtgagacagagagagacgaggaagaagaagagagagttgaaagagaggtttttttttttaaatttattttttttatttcaatattgagagagagagaaagagagatatgtaagaaaaaaaaatggcaacaTGTGATACTCGTTcacgttgagagagagagggagagttgAAAGGCAGGCACGACTtttaagaaaggaaaagaaaacttaaaatttataaaaaaacaaaagggaagaAAACTTAAATCTCCCGCTTACATTCCTTCCCTCCAAATAACAAATAGCAACATGTATTATTTGCCACGTGGCAAATAAAAtacatggctaaaattttaattttttttttttaaaaaaaatttaaagaaaatttaattcttaaaaaaatttaaaagaaatatgaatATCGTAtcttagccacgtgtaatttgtACACGTGGCTAAGTGGCCACGCGTAATTAATACATGTGACCACATGGCCAAGTGGAATAATTACACGCTGCCATATGGCCACGTGTACAAATTACACGTGACCACTTGTTTTCCATATACAACTAGCCACGTTGTCAtcaagacacgtggctagttggcTGCTTAGCTATAGTAATCGCtattgtagacacgcggccaattgcaacattttttgtagtgagaatCTTTTGGATAGCATCAATGATCTCTTTCAATCCATTTTGCactatcaaattaagaatatgAGCACAACAAGACATATGAAACAATTTACCTTCACAAGGAAGGGCTTTCTTCatgtttaattttgatttgagaTTCACAACACACAAATTATTTGCAGAAGCATTATCTAATGTTATAGAGAAAACATTTTTATCAATCTCCCACTCTTCTAGCAAACTATATATCTTTTCAGCCAAAGATGCACTattatgtggtgggggcatgaATGAAAAGCTTAATACATTTTTAGATAATACCtaatttttgttaataaaatatgcaGTGAAGCAAATATACCTATCGGTTGTCAAAGAAGTTCACTAATCAGATGTCAAACTAATCCTCCTAGGACAAGCATTTAACAAAGACTTAACCATTTGTTTCTCCAACATATGCATCTTAATCAAATCAGCCTTAGCAgtatttctactaattaatggtACATCACTACGCAAGTATCTATGCATTTCTTTTACACCATCATATTCAACATATGAAAAAGGCaagtcatgcttaataatcATACCAATCAACAATTCTCTATATcttttaggacaaaattttgaggCACTAACTGACAGAGTTCCTTGATCTCTAGATATGAGCATTTGCTGAATATCACGATCATTTTTCCCCCCACAAACCTTCATATGCTTCTGTAGATTTCCAGTTCCATGTGAACTGTTAGCTATATATTTATGATCACAAAACTTGCATTTTGCTCATATCCTTATGTCATTGTAGAAGGAAGTTCATCAAAATGGATCTAAACTGTTGAGGTCTTCCTACGCTTCTtctggacctttttttttttgtcattaaatttgTATGAATAGAAAGATCTTccattgtatttatttcaaCCACATCGTCATCGAATACAACCAAATCTTCGTTAATCACTTACACACATAATCGTTAGTAAGTTAGAATTTCTGCACCTAATTTCTTATACCTAAATTTGAACATAATTTCTTCTAATCCTACAAAAGAAATTCTGCACTCTCAAAGAATGAAGAAGTATAACACATAATTAGTTAATGACACCAACATATAATAAGAACAAGAAACACATACAGGTAGGAGATACGACAGAATGAATTCACTCATTGTTTCATATTTGGaaacacatatatacatagacTAAGAAAACACATGTATACATAGACTAAGAAATTAGCATAAAACATGGGGCTGAGACTTGCTGGAATACCAAAagtcatcaatttttttttttttggtcaaatctTAACTCATGAATCCATGATTAACCGATTAGGTTTGGTACTAAcgttataaacaaataaacaaagattAACAGATTAGATTTGGAAGgttataaacaattttttcaaagattagCAAATAAACAAAGATTAACATATTGGTACCGGATGCGACATCggcggaagagagagagagagcgacagAGCGACGTTGGTGGCGTAGCAAAGAGAGGGGGAGAGTGGCTGCgagcagagagagagaatgtcGAGCGGGAGAAagtggaaaaatgaaaatcaatggaggaagaagaggggGCTGATTGGCTAAAGACTGAGTGAAGAGTGAATTGTGAAAGGGCGGCGTTGAAAAGTGAAGcctgaaggaaaaaaaagttaggtttttttttttttttttttttttttttttttgttttctcttctgtCCAATCCTAAACTCATATGGTCCTACCTAATTccatttccttttaaaaaaaggggataattgcaccactggtccctgtaatatgccataattatttttcactccctatggttcaaaaagttcatgggaggtcattgtggtaagcaataattataaatcgatcactgaaatcaaattctgttaaaatttttttaacagattGTTAAGTGCCACGTCAAACCAAAAAGATGACGatacatgtccatcttaataaaaaaaataattttttttcaaaataaataaataaactttttttattttttttaaaaaaaaaaaaaaagaaaaagaaaaaagggagggcaaagggggtggctgggccacccccagtggccgccgggggtggcgcacAGCCACCCTCAGTGGCCCAGGGGTGGCCTGATGGCCACCTCTGACCACTGGAgaggc encodes:
- the LOC133872682 gene encoding uncharacterized protein LOC133872682, which gives rise to MSGKASSSQPSVGLSGSGAMSHVYIQYPPLRCDISGSRGLFYDDGNKLLLSPISDQVFSWKTVPFSPLVAPTSDSISEGPILSIRYSLDTKFIAIQRSNHEVQFWHRETGETFSQTCGSESESILGFFWTDCPFCDIVFVKTSGLDMFAYNSESKSLHVVETRRLNVSWYVYTHESRLVLLASGMQGKTFNGFQLSSAGIIRLPRFDMAMAKSEANNKPVLAAEDVYIVTVYGRIYCLQVDRVAMLLHLYRFYRDAVVQQGSLPIYSSRIAVSVVDNVLLVHQVDAKVVILYDIFADSRAPISAPLPLLLRGFRRLSASTSRSSREESESSEANVVSDSETVVYGDDWIFLVPDLVCDVANKFLWKIHLDLEAISASSSEMSSVLEFLQRRKLEANKAKELCLAIARTVILERRPVAMVARAMDVLVTSYSHSIKTGSYLKGIKSEKALPSSVPHVTSPKSGADVSATRVGARGKAVKLESAAVVDSDYFNKSSAFSSLDSEKATSEPPKTNSSDLQFIDSKVDREKSMGAEISSTEVQPSSLHHHLLGQGNNPLNANVSEQQEAQLTSPAISPDEMYSFVFAPVEEEMVGDPSYLVAIVVEFLRSANSEKVKVHSNIYILTIQQLARNERYAELGLFVINKIIEPSKEVALQLLESGRQDIQTRKLGLDMLRQLSLHHDYVLFLVQDGYYLEALRYARKYKVNTVRPSLFLEAALASNDSQHLAAVLRFFSDFIPGFQNTPDHNTYYRILSGMNSSIAA